Below is a genomic region from Geoglobus acetivorans.
CCTTTACTGCCTTGAGGACCAGGAAATGCCTCAGTGCTATTTCGGCCTCATACTTAAGCTTCCTCAAACTCATTTTTATCCCCAGTTTAAAAATCTATATAATAGTATATTAATCTTCCTCCATGGGGAAATAGACTGTCTCTATGCCTGCCTCCTTCAGGAACTCCAGACCCCTGTTGTCTGCATAGTCCTTCCCGTACACGACCTTCTTTATCCCGGCATTAATTATCATCTTGGCACACATTATGCATGGCTGGTGGGTTGTGTACAGCGTGGCATCCTTTATGCTCACACCATGGTATGCTGCCTGGATTATGGCATTCTGCTCGGCATGCACTGCTCTGCAAAGCTCATGTCTCTCGCCAGAGGGTATGTTGAGCTCTTTTCTCAGACATCCTATGTCAAAACAGTGGGGCAGGCCCATTGGAGCCCCGTTATATCCTGTGGAGAGGATTCGTTTGTCTCTCACAATAACTGCTCCAACGTTCTGTCTCAGACAGGTGGATCTGCTGGCCACAAATCTTGCAATGCCCATAAAGTATTCATCAAGTGATGGTCTTCTGTGC
It encodes:
- a CDS encoding deoxycytidylate deaminase, producing MHRRPSLDEYFMGIARFVASRSTCLRQNVGAVIVRDKRILSTGYNGAPMGLPHCFDIGCLRKELNIPSGERHELCRAVHAEQNAIIQAAYHGVSIKDATLYTTHQPCIMCAKMIINAGIKKVVYGKDYADNRGLEFLKEAGIETVYFPMEED